Proteins encoded in a region of the Acidobacteriota bacterium genome:
- a CDS encoding polymer-forming cytoskeletal protein, with the protein MTGAGRGRLATVRAAVRHRWPRTGGGGAARGAIVEERTAGGAAPPARGISRMLPILLALPALAAGTVPVADAVLDVGDGSSARTGGVHAAAGDVVAVSRGKRIDGDLYAAAGTVAIDGTIDGDLLVSAGTVVVGGAIREDLASFSGTLRVTGQVGGDVRAFGGRIELEGEVAGDVLAFGGEARVRPAAQVNGTFLARAADIAIRGTVNGPADLAGGHVRISGPIHGDVRVRCDELEIDPDARLDGDLRYHTRSRVEIPPGVVSGEVSRIELGGEELEAERIGRRIAEGLRRAWRLFRAALAVYFAAVALIAGALMWLFFATFVEGVLDQAADMNGTAVSFGVGLVALFVMLVLGVFCFVLLPLALAVWSALGVLVYAGGILGKMIVGRALLRPVMRRPAHPLLALLAGVVVMFLVELVPYLGTLGWFAVTVTGMGATLLRMRGGAPAAAAPAAAS; encoded by the coding sequence TTGACCGGCGCCGGCCGCGGCCGACTGGCGACCGTTCGGGCCGCTGTCCGGCACCGTTGGCCGCGCACCGGCGGCGGCGGCGCCGCTCGGGGTGCCATCGTCGAGGAGAGGACAGCCGGCGGCGCCGCGCCGCCGGCGCGGGGGATCTCGAGGATGCTTCCGATTCTGCTGGCGCTGCCCGCCCTGGCCGCGGGGACCGTTCCGGTGGCCGACGCGGTGCTCGATGTCGGCGACGGATCCTCGGCCCGAACGGGCGGAGTCCACGCGGCGGCCGGAGACGTCGTGGCGGTTTCCCGGGGGAAGAGGATCGACGGCGATCTGTACGCGGCGGCCGGAACCGTGGCGATCGACGGAACGATCGACGGCGATCTCCTCGTCTCGGCCGGTACGGTGGTGGTGGGGGGAGCGATTCGCGAGGACCTCGCCTCGTTCAGCGGGACGCTCCGCGTCACGGGGCAGGTCGGTGGCGACGTGCGCGCGTTCGGCGGCCGGATCGAGCTGGAGGGGGAGGTCGCGGGGGATGTTCTCGCGTTCGGGGGCGAGGCGCGGGTGCGGCCGGCCGCGCAGGTCAACGGGACCTTCCTCGCGCGGGCCGCCGACATCGCGATACGGGGCACCGTCAACGGACCCGCCGACCTCGCGGGCGGCCACGTTCGGATCTCCGGGCCGATCCACGGCGACGTGCGCGTGCGCTGCGACGAGCTCGAGATCGACCCGGACGCCCGGCTCGACGGGGATCTGCGATACCACACCAGGAGCCGGGTGGAGATCCCTCCCGGCGTCGTCTCCGGGGAGGTCTCGAGGATCGAGCTCGGTGGGGAGGAGCTGGAGGCGGAGCGGATCGGAAGGCGGATCGCCGAGGGACTCCGCCGCGCCTGGAGGCTCTTCCGGGCGGCCCTGGCCGTCTACTTCGCGGCCGTCGCATTGATCGCCGGCGCCCTGATGTGGCTGTTCTTCGCGACCTTCGTCGAGGGGGTGCTGGACCAGGCCGCCGACATGAACGGAACGGCGGTCTCCTTCGGGGTCGGACTCGTGGCCCTGTTCGTCATGCTCGTTCTCGGAGTGTTCTGCTTCGTGCTGCTCCCGCTCGCGCTGGCGGTCTGGTCGGCGCTGGGAGTGCTCGTCTATGCGGGCGGTATCCTCGGCAAGATGATCGTCGGCCGAGCGCTGCTCCGCCCGGTGATGCGCCGTCCCGCCCACCCGCTCCTCGCGCTGCTCGCGGGCGTGGTGGTGATGTTCCTGGTCGAGCTGGTTCCCTACCTGGGGACTCTGGGTTGGTTCGCCGTCACCGTCACGGGAATGGGAGCCACGCTCCTGCGGATGCGCGGTGGGGCACCCGCCGCCGCGGCACCCGCCGCCGCCTCCTGA
- a CDS encoding DNA-binding response regulator, which yields MRLRAVIVEDEPPARRRLRRLLEESGVVETVAEADTVRDAVAKIERHDPDVVFLDIRIPGGDGFEVIRRLGEVPPVIFVTAYDDQAVRAFEEDAVDYLVKPVTAERLGRALDRLRRRLSRGGVATAPVELAARRGGMPARILARRRGRVILLDPAEVSHVSADHTLVFAWKDGQSYLVPKTLQALEAELAPHGFRRTHRSALVNLAFIGAVQPAESGNFVLELADGRRTKVPLSRRRARALRKEIGF from the coding sequence ATGAGGCTGAGGGCGGTGATCGTCGAGGACGAACCGCCGGCGCGGCGCCGCCTCCGGCGGCTCCTCGAGGAAAGCGGCGTCGTCGAAACGGTGGCCGAGGCGGACACCGTCCGCGATGCCGTCGCCAAGATCGAGCGCCACGATCCGGACGTGGTCTTCCTCGACATCCGGATCCCCGGCGGGGACGGTTTCGAGGTCATCCGCCGGCTCGGTGAGGTGCCGCCGGTGATCTTCGTCACCGCCTACGACGACCAGGCGGTGCGGGCCTTCGAGGAGGACGCCGTCGATTACCTCGTGAAGCCGGTGACGGCCGAGCGACTCGGGCGAGCGTTGGACCGGTTGCGGCGGAGACTCTCCCGCGGAGGCGTCGCCACCGCTCCGGTCGAACTCGCGGCCCGTCGGGGCGGGATGCCCGCGCGGATCCTCGCACGGCGGCGAGGCCGCGTGATCCTCCTCGATCCCGCCGAGGTCTCCCACGTCTCCGCCGACCATACGCTCGTGTTCGCCTGGAAGGACGGGCAGTCCTATCTCGTTCCCAAGACGCTCCAGGCGCTCGAAGCGGAGCTGGCGCCGCACGGCTTCCGCCGCACCCACCGGTCCGCGCTCGTCAACCTCGCCTTCATCGGCGCGGTGCAGCCGGCGGAGTCGGGGAACTTCGTGCTCGAACTGGCCGACGGGCGGCGAACGAAGGTGCCCCTTTCCCGGAGGAGGGCCAGGGCCCTGCGCAAGGAGATCGGTTTTTGA
- a CDS encoding ABC transporter ATP-binding protein, translating to MGHPPPRHPPPPPEPPARAPMIRLENVSRTVPGRTLFEGVHWTIHPGDRYGLIGPNGSGKSSLLRILCGQLEPDSGRVHRRRGLRVAYLPQEVEAELPPDAPLIEAALAGAAELKEMARELAELEARIADASGPEQEALTRRYGERRALFEWYGGDAIEARARAVLGGLGFAPDDLGRPIRSFSGGWRMRALLARLLLAGADVLLLDEPTNHLDLEALAWLERHLSGTPAALVIVSHDRVFLDRVTDRTADLACGRLRIARGRFSEWARQREAERREAGRRLRRLREEAARLSRFAERFGAKASKASQARDRERKLARVREEIARIEVEKDAAVRLAWPEPPDGPDPLVELDGIGKRFGDRRVLEDVALVIRPGDRFAVLGPNGAGKTTLLRIVAGELPPDRGRRIAGRGLLAARFAQHQLEAMDPSRSALEWARESAPERSEEHVRAVLARLGLGPEQAARRIGSLSGGERARLGLARLMLRPAHLLLLDEPTNHLDLPLREALEASLAGWRGALLVVSHDRAFLERTTRETLAVENGRVVRLDGGWSRWLAWRAERRVSGGAEAPSAHPRSRAGRRARAEALARRSRELRPLRERAAALEREIEALERRKSELDGALADPATHRDGEAMRRLARERAEIDRKLAAAYASWEEAAAALEEAGG from the coding sequence GTGGGGCACCCGCCGCCGCGGCACCCGCCGCCGCCTCCTGAGCCGCCGGCGCGGGCCCCGATGATCCGGCTCGAGAACGTCTCCCGGACGGTCCCCGGACGGACGCTTTTCGAGGGCGTGCACTGGACGATTCATCCCGGCGACCGGTACGGGCTGATCGGCCCCAACGGTTCCGGAAAATCGAGCCTGCTCCGGATCCTCTGCGGGCAGCTCGAACCGGACAGCGGCCGCGTCCACCGGCGAAGAGGGCTTCGCGTCGCCTACCTGCCCCAGGAGGTCGAAGCCGAGCTGCCGCCCGACGCGCCGCTGATCGAGGCCGCCCTCGCCGGGGCGGCCGAGCTGAAGGAGATGGCACGCGAGCTGGCGGAACTCGAGGCCCGGATCGCCGACGCGTCCGGCCCGGAACAGGAGGCGCTGACGCGTCGCTACGGGGAGCGCCGGGCGCTGTTCGAGTGGTACGGCGGCGACGCGATCGAGGCTCGTGCCCGGGCGGTCCTCGGCGGCCTCGGTTTCGCGCCGGACGACCTCGGCCGGCCCATCCGCAGCTTTTCCGGCGGATGGCGGATGAGGGCGCTCCTCGCGAGGCTGCTTCTCGCCGGAGCCGACGTGCTGCTCCTCGACGAGCCCACCAACCATCTGGATCTCGAGGCGCTCGCATGGCTCGAGCGGCACCTCTCCGGCACGCCGGCCGCCCTGGTGATCGTCAGCCACGACCGTGTCTTCCTCGACCGCGTGACCGACCGCACCGCTGACCTCGCCTGCGGGCGGCTTCGGATCGCGCGCGGCCGTTTCAGCGAATGGGCCAGGCAGCGCGAAGCGGAGCGACGGGAGGCGGGGCGGCGGCTCCGGAGGCTGAGGGAGGAGGCGGCGCGGCTGTCGCGCTTCGCCGAACGCTTCGGGGCGAAGGCCTCCAAGGCCTCCCAGGCGCGGGATCGCGAGAGGAAGCTCGCCCGCGTGCGAGAAGAAATCGCCCGCATCGAGGTCGAAAAGGACGCGGCGGTGCGGCTCGCCTGGCCGGAGCCCCCTGACGGGCCGGATCCCCTCGTCGAACTCGACGGCATCGGCAAGCGCTTCGGCGACCGGCGGGTGCTCGAGGATGTCGCCCTCGTCATCCGCCCCGGGGACCGCTTCGCCGTGCTCGGCCCGAACGGCGCCGGCAAGACCACGCTCCTGCGGATCGTCGCCGGAGAGCTGCCGCCCGATCGAGGCCGGCGGATCGCCGGCCGCGGGCTGTTGGCCGCCCGGTTCGCGCAGCACCAACTGGAGGCGATGGACCCCTCCCGGTCCGCCCTCGAGTGGGCGCGGGAGTCCGCTCCGGAAAGAAGCGAGGAGCACGTGCGGGCGGTTCTCGCCCGGCTGGGTCTCGGCCCGGAGCAGGCGGCCCGCCGGATCGGCTCCCTTTCGGGCGGGGAGCGGGCGCGGCTCGGTCTCGCGCGGCTGATGCTGCGTCCCGCGCACCTGCTCCTGCTCGACGAGCCCACGAACCACCTCGACCTTCCTCTCCGGGAGGCGCTGGAGGCCTCGCTGGCCGGATGGCGGGGGGCGCTCCTCGTCGTCAGCCACGACCGCGCTTTCCTCGAGCGCACGACCCGCGAAACGCTCGCGGTCGAGAACGGGCGGGTCGTCCGTCTCGACGGCGGCTGGTCACGGTGGCTCGCCTGGAGGGCGGAACGGCGGGTATCGGGAGGAGCGGAGGCGCCGAGTGCGCACCCGCGCTCCCGGGCGGGGAGGCGGGCGCGTGCCGAGGCCCTGGCGCGCCGGAGCCGGGAGCTGCGGCCGCTTCGCGAGCGCGCCGCCGCTCTCGAGCGCGAGATCGAGGCGCTCGAGCGGCGGAAGAGCGAACTCGACGGGGCGCTGGCCGATCCGGCAACCCATCGCGACGGCGAGGCGATGCGCCGGCTGGCGCGGGAGCGGGCGGAGATCGACCGGAAGCTCGCCGCAGCCTACGCGAGCTGGGAGGAGGCGGCCGCCGCCCTGGAGGAGGCGGGCGGCTGA